The sequence CTTCAGGGAGGCCTGACCCTCGCCATTGACGACGCCATGGAAGCGGTACCAGGGGGCGCTTCCAACGCTTCGGGTCAGCCGCGACCGGACGTGCGTCGACACGGCATTGATGGTCCTGGTGTTGAACTCGGCATCCGGCGACGCCAAGCAGCCGAACTGACCCCAGTCCGTCGTGAGGGGGATGCCGACCAACCGCGGCTGGGGCTCGACCTCCGACCCGACGGGCTCGGGAAGTCCTTCGACACCCGGGCTGTCAACGAGAACCCCCGTCGAGCTGAACACGATGGTGTCGGGGTCACAGTCAGCGGCCGAGGCCGGCGTCGCTCCCCCAACGACGGAGAGACCGGCGAACAGAGCGGTCCCGACCAATGCCACTGCCAGACGACGAGCTGCTGTCATGTGCTTCCTCCTGCTGTTGACGGCTGATGCTTGGGAATCTCCTGGACTGTCTCCGGCACCTACGGCGCCAGCGAGTCGGCAGTGCAGTAGACGACGGGCGCGTGGCCTTCGAACCACGCCCTGACGCAGCCCAGCGCCGCGGGGTTCACCGCCACGAGGTCGCTCTCGTGATAGTCGGTGAAGAGGATCAGCTTGGCGGCTCCGCAGCGGTCCGCGAGGTCCCCATCGAAGCAGTACCTCCTGGAGGTGCCTTCGAGGAGAAGAGAACTGATGAAGGTCGACCCCGGGTAGATGATGTCGGTGTTGTGGTGGACTTCGGCCGGCCCCCCGGCGCACCCGACGATGTGGGGCGTGACGGAGGCGGTCGGCGTCCGGTCGTAGGGCGACGGTCCACCCGGGATGTCGGACGCGTAGTAGCTGAAAACCCAGGTGTCGGCAGCGCAGTCGTGGGCCCGAGCGGGGGCCGCCGCAGCCAGAACCCCCGCGGCCACGGCCATCGCTACGAGCAACCGGACGAATCGGATCAACGTGCCTCCTGATCGGAACTGTGGGAACTGGTTCGACGCAAGGCCCCCCGTTCCTGCATCGATGCCAGCGGAAGAGAAAGGAGCGGGGCGCCGCACGGCGCCCCGCTCCTGGGAAGCCAGACCAGAACCGCCCTACGGGCGAAGCTCCGTGGCTGTGCAGTACTCGATGTGGCCGCGGTTGTCGAATGAGGCGGTGAGGCACCCTACCGACGTCGGATCGATCACGAGAGTGTCGCTCTCGGTGTACTGGGTCCCCGGGACCGTCCCCTCGCGAACCGTCGCTGTGCTGCACACATTCAGCAGCCCGCTGAAGCAGTAGGTGCCGGCGGCTCCGGCCTTGAGGCGAGAGCTGACGCGCTGCGCACCGGGATAGATGAGCGCAGTGTTGAACTCGAAGTCGGGGGACGCCGCGCACCCGAAGACCTGCGGGTTGTAGGTCGCGCTCGGAGTCCACTGACGCCCGCTCGGGTTGTCCGGCAGCGGGAAGCTCACGTAGGTGAACACGATGATTTCCCCGGGGCAGTTGGCGGCCTGCGCTGGGGTCGCCGCTACGGGTGCGATCGATGCGGCGACTGCGATAGCGGCTGCAGAACACAGCAGCCTGCGGAACATCGACATGACTTGCCTCCTGGTTGGTGATTCGGTCACACCAGCCATTCGGCCCCCGCATCTGGTTTCCTTCTGGCGATGGATGGCGAATCGCGCGCGGGAGTGAGGGTGGGCTTCGTGGGCCTCGGGACGATGGGCTCCCGGATGGCCCGTCGCCTGCTCGACCACGGCTTCTCCCTCTCGGTCCACAACCGGACCCGTGACCGCGAGGAGCCGCTGACGTCCGGAGGCGCCCGGAGAGCCGAAACACCCGCGGGGGCGGCGTCCGGGGCCGGGGTCGTGGTCGTGATGGTCTCCGACACCCCGGACGTGGAGGAGGTCCTGTTCGGCCCCCACGGCGTGGCCGAAGGCGCCACCGCGGGAGCGGTCGTGGTGGACATGTCCACGATCTCACCCGCGGCCACCCGGGAGTTCGGCCGGCGCCTGTCCGGTCTGGGCGTCGGGCTCGTGGACGCGCCGGTGTCCGGCGGCTCGGAGGGGGCCGAGCGCGGGACGCTTGCCGTCATGGCCGGGGGCTCGCCGCAGGACGTTGAGAAAGCCCGCCCCGTCCTGGAGGCCATGGCGTCCACCGTCACCCACGTCGGCCCCCTCGGATCCGGACAGCTCACCAAGGCGGTAAACCAGGTCATCGTCGGGGGCACCTACCTGGCCGTCGCGGAAGGGATCCTTCTCGGTCTCCGGGCCGGACTGGACATGGAGGCCGTGATCGAGGCCATCAGCCACGGCGCCTGCCGGTCCTGGGTGCTCGAGAACCGCAGCGCCAACATGCTGCGCGACGACTACCCGCTCGGGTTCCGGCTGGCTCTGCACCGCAAGGACCTGCGGATAGCGCTCGAGGAGGCGGCCGCCGCGGGGGTCGAGATGCCGCTCTCCTCGCTGCTCGCGGCCGTCGAGGACGCCGCCATGACCGCCGGAGATGGCGACGCCGACGTGTCGGTCGTGGCGCGAGAGCTCCGGAGGCGCTCGCTGGGCACTACCCCGTGAGCTTCTCCAGCCGCTCTCGGACGTCGTCCTCGAATCCGAGCAGAAGGTCGTCCTCGGTCTCGATGATGGGCCTGACCATCCGGCTGGGGTCCTCCACGAGCCACGCGAGCAAGGCCTCGCCGCGGATGTCCTGCACCTCGTCGCGTCGGCTGGGCCTCACCAGGTGAAGCGGGCCGCCCGCCCGGGTCGCCAGCTGCTCGATGTCCCGCCGGGTCGGAGGGAAGGCGACAATGTCGCGCTCCTCGACCCGCACGTTTGCATGCGCGAGAAACTCCCGCGCCTTCCCGCAGCCCGTTCAGCCGGGCTTGTACCAGATCCTCATGCCGACACCTCCGCCATGAGCCGCAGAGCGGCCTCGTCCTTTGTCGAAAGAAGCATGGTCGTGACGCGGCTATCGCGCCAGGCTCCGAACCGGTCGCGGATGCGGTCCGCCGGCCCAACCAGCGCCGTCTCGTCGGCGAACTCGTCCGGGACCAGACCGATGGCGCCCAGCTTGTCACCGGACAAAAAGGCGTCCTGGATCGCCGCCGCCTCCCGCTCGAACCCGTACCGGACCGCCAGGTCGTTGTAGAAGTTCCGACCGCGCGCCCCCATGCCGCCCACGTACAGAGCCAGGGCCGGCTTCACGGAGTCCAGGCCGGCCCGGACGTCGTCGGTGAGCACCACAGGGCAGGACGCCACGAAGTCGAAGTCCGTAGCCGGGCGCAGGGACGAGTCCCGCTTGCCGAACCCCTCCTGAAGACTGGGCAAAAAGGCGTCCTGCCGGTATGGCGTGAAGAACGCGGGGATGAACCCGTCGGCGACCTCCGCCGCCAGCGCCACGTTCTTCGGTCCGATGGCGGCTAGATAGATCGGGATGTCCGGACGGGGATGAAGGATCATCTTCAGCGGCTTGGCCAGTCCCGTCCCGTCCGGGTACGGGATCGGGTAGTGCGGCCCGGCGTGCTCCAGGGGCTTTTCCCGGCGCCACGCGGCCCGCAGGATCTGGACGTACTCACGCGTCCTGGCCAGCGGGCTCGCGTACGGCTGGCCGTGCCACCCCTCGACCACCTGGGGGCCGGACAGCCCTATCCCGCACAAAAACCGCCCCCCGGACAGAGCGTCGAGCGTGGCGGCGGTCATCGCCGTCATGGCGGGGGTGCGGCCGG comes from Actinomycetota bacterium and encodes:
- a CDS encoding NAD(P)-dependent oxidoreductase, yielding MDGESRAGVRVGFVGLGTMGSRMARRLLDHGFSLSVHNRTRDREEPLTSGGARRAETPAGAASGAGVVVVMVSDTPDVEEVLFGPHGVAEGATAGAVVVDMSTISPAATREFGRRLSGLGVGLVDAPVSGGSEGAERGTLAVMAGGSPQDVEKARPVLEAMASTVTHVGPLGSGQLTKAVNQVIVGGTYLAVAEGILLGLRAGLDMEAVIEAISHGACRSWVLENRSANMLRDDYPLGFRLALHRKDLRIALEEAAAAGVEMPLSSLLAAVEDAAMTAGDGDADVSVVARELRRRSLGTTP
- a CDS encoding LLM class F420-dependent oxidoreductase; the protein is MRLGLSLGYAGPRIEDKTHLAKLADDLGFHSMWTAEAYGSDAVTTLTWMGAHTSRIHLGTAIMQMSGRTPAMTAMTAATLDALSGGRFLCGIGLSGPQVVEGWHGQPYASPLARTREYVQILRAAWRREKPLEHAGPHYPIPYPDGTGLAKPLKMILHPRPDIPIYLAAIGPKNVALAAEVADGFIPAFFTPYRQDAFLPSLQEGFGKRDSSLRPATDFDFVASCPVVLTDDVRAGLDSVKPALALYVGGMGARGRNFYNDLAVRYGFEREAAAIQDAFLSGDKLGAIGLVPDEFADETALVGPADRIRDRFGAWRDSRVTTMLLSTKDEAALRLMAEVSA